Proteins encoded together in one Lathyrus oleraceus cultivar Zhongwan6 chromosome 5, CAAS_Psat_ZW6_1.0, whole genome shotgun sequence window:
- the LOC127087131 gene encoding 60S ribosomal protein L23a, protein MAPPKGDVSKKNDPKAQALKAAKAVKSGTAIKKKAKKIRTTVTFHRPKTLSKDRNPKYPRISATPRNKLDHYQILKFPLTTESAMKKIEDNNTLVFIVDLRADKKKIKDAVKKMYDIQAKKVNTLIRPDGTKKAYVRLTPDYDALDVANKIGII, encoded by the exons ATGGCACCACCTAAAG GTGATGTTTCAAAGAAGAATGATCCAAAGGCGCAGGCCTTGAAAGCTGCTAAAGCAGTGAAGTCAGGCACTGCCATTAAGAAGAAGGCAAAGAAGATCAGGACAACTGTTACTTTCCATAGGCCTAAGACTTTGTCTAAGGATAGGAACCCTAAGTACCCTCGCATTAGTGCTACTCCAAGGAATAAGCTTGATCATTATCAGATTCTGAAGTTTCCCCTCACAACCGAGTCTGCAATGAAGAAGATTGAAGACAACAACACTTTGGTTTTCATTGTTGACTTGCGTGCCGACAAAAAGAAAATCAAGGATGCCGTGAAGAAAATGTATGACATCCAGGCTAAGAAAGTTAACACCTTGATCAG GCCCGATGGCACCAAGAAGGCCTATGTTAGGTTGACACCTGATTATGATGCTTTGGATGTAGCAAACAAGATTGGGATTATTTAA